GCATCACTTCGGACACGCCGTCGGCCACGCCTTCAGCAACGTAGTGATATTCGGGCGCGAGAAAGTTGTCATCGCAATGCCCGCCCGTAATTCCCAGCGAAGGCCCTGATGCAATGACGCGCGGCCCCGGCACATCGCCGGCCTCAATCGCATCGTGCAGCGCGACGTCGGAATACCCTTTCGCGCCGACGTTGCGCACCGTGGTGAAACCTGCTTCTAAGGTCACACGCGCATTCTTGGCACCTTTCAACGCCTCGCGCGGCACCGAGATGCCCACCGACGAATAGCCCATCCCGCCCGGCTCGAAGGTCAGATGCGTGTGGCAATCCGCCAAGCCCGGCAACACGGTCTTGCCACCCAAATCAATCACGGTTGCATTCGCGGGCACGCTGACCTGCGCGCCCACCGCCGTGATGCGGTCGTTCTCGATCAGGATGACCGCGTTGTTGATGAACGCGCCCGTGCGCACATCCAAGGCGCGTCCGGTCTTTACGGCAACCATATTCCCAGCGGGACGAGCAGTTTGTTGTGCGCCGACGGTCAGGACAATCAAGAGTACGCAAAGTGCGAGGGCCACGGGTGCAAGCAGTTTTCTCATGCGGGTGTTCCTTATGTTGATTTCAGTTTAGGCGTTTGATCGAAATAATTTTGATGGGCGGCGTCAGCGCCTGTTTGTCAGCCGGGGCCTGCTGAATCTTTTTCACCACATCCAGCCCCTTGGTCACTTGCCCAAAGGCCGCGAAGCCCTGGCCATCGGGGTTGCGCTGCCCGCCAAAATCCAGTTCGGGTTGCGCGCCAATGCAAATAAAAAAGTCCGAAGTCGCCGTATCCGCCCCCGCCCGCGCCATCGAGATGGTGCCATCCCGATGCTTCAAACCCGTCACGTTCGTGCGTTCAAGTTGAATCGGCGGAAACTCTTGTTTGGTGTCGTCAGGATGCACGCCTGCTTGAATGACTTCGATCTTGATGGCGTTGTTCGGCTGATTGTCCGGCGCGCGCTTGACCGTGCGATGAAAGCGCCCGTTGGTGTAATGGCCGCCATTCACATACTTCAAAAAATTGGCGACCGTGACAGGCGCGCGCTGGGCTTCGAGTTCGACTTCGATGCCGCCCAGTTCTGTCTGGATGAGTATGCGCACCTTGGGCGACTGGCCTTGCGCATAGACCATCAGTAACAGCCATAGCAGCACGAGCACGCTGGCCAGCCAGCAACGGCGTTGAAAATGCATCCACTCCTCCAGGTTCAATTGTCTTGTGATTTGAAAACCGCGCCGATGATAAGCCGCGCCAGCCGAACCGTCTAGCGCTACAATGAGGTTGAATGAGCGCCTCTCCTTGTAATAGCGAATTTATTCGCGGCGCGACAGCGCGAATAAATTCGCTACTACAAGGAGAGGCCGCGCTCAGCATAATTCCCTGATTCAACCTCATTGATCTGCGGCATGGCACCGGCGTTCTGCTATACTGCCGCCGCCTTGTGCCTGAGGAGAGCAGCCGATGCGCCAGATGTTTTATCAAGCCAACTTTTGCGCCGAATGCGGCAATGCGCTGCCCGCGCAACGTGTGCGCTGGCGCTGGGGGCCGCGCTATTTCTGCCCCGTCTGTGCACAACGGCAACGCTCGCCGCTCTATCGCTGGCTATTGCCGCTCGCCGCTATCCTGGCGACGTTAGGTTGGGCCTTCGTCTTGCCTGAAAGCGCCCCGCCGCCGTCACCGCCCGCCCCAGCCGTTACCGCGTTGAACGCCACCGCGCAACCCTTACCAGACAACCCGCCGCCAGCCGTGCAGGTATCGGCCAACGCCTTCTGCGGCGCACGCACACGGCGCGGCACACCCTGTCGCCGCCTGGTTCAACCGGGGCAACGGTGCGCGCAACATCGCGGCCAACCTTCCCTGTTGGAAGAGAAAAAAGCGCAGTAAAGATGAATTACAGATTTGAGATTTGAGATTTGAGATTTGAGATTTGAGCTTGTGGATTGAAGCCCGTTATTTTTGCAAAGCAAAGGCCGGAGTGTTCGAGCGAACACTCCGGCCTTTGCTTTTGAAACCGCAGCTTGTCAATCCGCAATCCGCCTTCGCTTCATTGCACATCGCGCGCGCAGCGGAAGCCGACGGCTTTGAAATTCGCAGCGCCTTGCCGTTTGGCGGGCAGGCTTTGCCGCAACGCCGCCGTCGCCTCTTTGCTTTCATAAGAGCCGCCCCGCACCACTTTGTTGGCCGCATCGGAAGCGGCGCTGGCGGCTTCGTCTTTGGCGCAAGCGTTGTAATTGCTGGCCGTCCATTCCGCCGCGTTGCCGATCAGATCGAACGCGCCAAAGGCGCCGCGGCCTTGCGCAAAACTGCCGGCGGGTTGCAATTGCTTGCCATTGACGTTGGCCAATTCGGCGCGCCATTCGTTGCCCCAGGGATAGAGCCAGTCTTTGCCGCCGCGCGCGGCATATTCCCATTCGGCTTCGGTCGGTAACCGCTTGCCCGCCCAGGCGGCGTAAGTGGTCGCGTCTTCCCAACTGACATCGGTGATGGGCAATTTCTCGGCGCCCGCCGCAAACAATCCGCCTGTCCACGAAGGCGGCGGCGGATAATTATTGGCCGCCAAAAACAAGGCGTACTGTTCGTTGGTGACTTCGGTTTTGTCCAGATAAAACGGCTTGATCGTGACTGCCGCAATCGGACATTTGCCGTTGCTGTTGGCATTCAACAACACCGAGCCGGCGGGCACATACACCATGTCTTCAAATGTCGCGGGCGTCGCAGTGGGAGTCGCCACCGGCGTAGCGCTGCTGGGCGGCGTGGGCGTCACCGGCACCGGCGTTTCGGCGCGGGGTTCGGATGAAGGGCTGGTCAACCACCAGGCGACAGCTCCTAACAAAACGATGACCGCCAACGCGCCCAACAACAATGGTTGTGCTCTTAACCGGGTCAGGATGGCGGCGGGTGAATTGTCGGGCGGGGCTTCGTCTTTGCGGGCCGCCAAACGTTGCGTGTCGAGACCGGCGCTGGCGGGCAAAGCGGCGCTGGCGGCAGCATTGGCGAGGCTGCCTGATACGCCTGAGTCGGACGCTGCGGCGGCCAATGGCGCGCTGCCGGTGGGAATCTCGGCTTGAACGTCTTTTGGTTTGACCGCCGCGCCCACCGAAGTGTCATAACTTTGCGCCTGCGCGCCAGTGCCGTGTTGTTGCGGATTGGTGTCGCGCGCCGGTTTGAGCATCTGTGTCGAAGCCGGGTCCAGCAAAGTCGGCTCGCTCGACGCTCCGGGCAGCGCCCCACCTTCGGCGTGGGGTGTCGCCAAGGCGGCACTCGGCACAGTCAATTTCACCGCCGCAGCGAATTCCTGCGCCAGGACGCGCGCTGTGGGCTGCCGGTCGGGCGGCCTCTTTTCCAACGCGCGCAACACGACTTGTTCAATCTCCGCGCTTAAATCGGGGCGCTGCTCGCGCAACGGCTTGGGTGTTTCCATCACGTGCTTGATCGCCACGCCCGTCGGCGTCTTGGCCGTGAAGGGCAATTGGCCGGTCAGCAATTCGTAAAGCACGACGCCCAGGCTGTAAATATCCGAACGCTCATCCACCGGTTCGCCCTGACACTGTTCGGGCGACATATAGCTGGGCGTGCCGATGAAAGTGCCGACCTTGGTCAACGCCGGTTCCAACATGCCTGAGTCCTGCTCTTTGTCGAGCAACTTGGCGATACCAAAATCCAGCAACTTGACCTGTTCGGCCATACCGTGCCGTTCAGAAGCGATCACGTTTTCCGGCTTCAAATCGCGGTGAATGATGCCCAACTTGTGCCCCTCGGCCAGCACAGCACAAATCTGCGTCAAAAGCTGATACACCCGCACGGGATCAAGCACGCCTTCATCATCCAACACCTGCCGCAAATTGCGCCCGTCCAGCAATTCCATCACGATGAACGTCACGCCATCGGCCTCTTCGCCAAAATCGTGAATGACGACGGCATTGGGATGGCGCAAGCGCGCCGCCGCCCGCGCCTCGCGTTGAAAGCGTTCGCGCGTGACGGCGTTGTCCACCAGTTCGGAGCGCAAGACTTTGACCGCCACTTCATCGCCGATATGCAAGCGCGTGGCACGATAGACTTCGCCCATGCCGCCGCTGGCGATAAGCGCATCCAAACGGTAACGCCCGCCAAGGACGCGGCCAGCGCTGACGCCTGTGCTAGAGGAATCGAAATTTGCCTGGGTACTCATCTTGATTTTTGATCCGCCGGAAAAGCTGCTGCGGGCGCGAAGTCTAAATCAAACGCGGCCAGATTGATACTGGCGCGCGGTTCAAGCCAGGCGAATTTCGCGGCCCGTCTGGCGCATGCCGCTGCCGCGCTGCTAAAGTGACGCGCCGCAATCGTCAAACTACCAACCTCTCTTCCGGAGTCGAACCTGTGAACCAAATGTTCCGGCCTGTCTGTTCTTTCATCATCGTC
This sequence is a window from Acidobacteriota bacterium. Protein-coding genes within it:
- a CDS encoding peptidylprolyl isomerase; translation: MVYAQGQSPKVRILIQTELGGIEVELEAQRAPVTVANFLKYVNGGHYTNGRFHRTVKRAPDNQPNNAIKIEVIQAGVHPDDTKQEFPPIQLERTNVTGLKHRDGTISMARAGADTATSDFFICIGAQPELDFGGQRNPDGQGFAAFGQVTKGLDVVKKIQQAPADKQALTPPIKIISIKRLN
- a CDS encoding SUMF1/EgtB/PvdO family nonheme iron enzyme, with translation MSTQANFDSSSTGVSAGRVLGGRYRLDALIASGGMGEVYRATRLHIGDEVAVKVLRSELVDNAVTRERFQREARAAARLRHPNAVVIHDFGEEADGVTFIVMELLDGRNLRQVLDDEGVLDPVRVYQLLTQICAVLAEGHKLGIIHRDLKPENVIASERHGMAEQVKLLDFGIAKLLDKEQDSGMLEPALTKVGTFIGTPSYMSPEQCQGEPVDERSDIYSLGVVLYELLTGQLPFTAKTPTGVAIKHVMETPKPLREQRPDLSAEIEQVVLRALEKRPPDRQPTARVLAQEFAAAVKLTVPSAALATPHAEGGALPGASSEPTLLDPASTQMLKPARDTNPQQHGTGAQAQSYDTSVGAAVKPKDVQAEIPTGSAPLAAAASDSGVSGSLANAAASAALPASAGLDTQRLAARKDEAPPDNSPAAILTRLRAQPLLLGALAVIVLLGAVAWWLTSPSSEPRAETPVPVTPTPPSSATPVATPTATPATFEDMVYVPAGSVLLNANSNGKCPIAAVTIKPFYLDKTEVTNEQYALFLAANNYPPPPSWTGGLFAAGAEKLPITDVSWEDATTYAAWAGKRLPTEAEWEYAARGGKDWLYPWGNEWRAELANVNGKQLQPAGSFAQGRGAFGAFDLIGNAAEWTASNYNACAKDEAASAASDAANKVVRGGSYESKEATAALRQSLPAKRQGAANFKAVGFRCARDVQ